Within the Syntrophorhabdaceae bacterium genome, the region GGACAGAACCTGATACGATATGTCAATAATCCGACGGGTGTATTAGATAACGAAGCCCCCTGTGTACTCAAAATAGTGGTAGAAGCATTGGGGGAAGGGTTTTGGGTCTTTGTTGCCTTGTGTTCTGAAACAAGCCTGTTAAAAGAACTAATAAGTGTTTCTAATTCCTGTTCACAAGGGGCTTCGTCTGTGGTGGGCGCTTCAAGCAACAACTTTATGTAATCCTTTGCCTTCAGGGTATGATCAATGAGCTCTCTTGAAACGGGTATCTCCGTGTTGCGGACACGGTCAAAAACAGTTTCAACCTCATGGGTAA harbors:
- a CDS encoding Hpt domain-containing protein — encoded protein: MSQTIDAQSEIYKEEARELLVILEDSLLQLESSPDDTELIGQIFRALHTIKGSGSMFGFDRIAAFTHEVETVFDRVRNTEIPVSRELIDHTLKAKDYIKLLLEAPTTDEAPCEQELETLISSFNRLVSEHKATKTQNPSPNASTTILSTQGASLSNTPVGLLTYRIRFCP